The Glycine soja cultivar W05 chromosome 6, ASM419377v2, whole genome shotgun sequence genome has a window encoding:
- the LOC114415183 gene encoding calcineurin-binding protein 1-like isoform X2 encodes MGSLSISRWAFEQGLLCSPNNWNCMEKLLEVLIAIGDEVACLSVAKLILRHWPSHSRALHVRNTIEESEPLPFAPRGIDKLEPQHVRLKFPDKRKATNENVDEDVAFKKLNQNKALHLTEVSWVALADALLEILSPQSSEMDPQKAFSSPDIRLSIILPNSSEAVMDTVEMKGSNGENSVSGDGNIQQLSAFKEKEANIQEEQLHERRSSRLERLRSRKPGKEESNSSCGKDPTKVVIQYLEPFISGGLGGQDTIDRDRTTVSCLGNSEYYNVSAFLRETSNNYGAYHMGHLLLEEVTRQGLTYQDAFVKFLELEKLTRHWGKERTAECNIFLAELYYDFGSCSSTGSQQLEFISETSYHLCKIIESVALDYPFHLTHALNENCFSIDSIQETSGKTINTSTESNSNLDISLLMKNSPLWSRFFWLSGRLSIVDGNRAKACEEYCIALTLLAKRENEDSLCSVPRPHCKVVKELNFDRVLDEINILKVNFLMEKSVIKMMEQEKFLECVSLLSPLLFSTQDVYPNSFSLSKTDKSDEKITSTELMAVDVLMEACQKANPMDVEMYFNCHYRKLKILMTKMGLNTCITSFKSSDQAPILSASPNFDIDSKESSSKNCSHLVADEVKALSDCISQVKKIIDQRGDSDGLFVPTRSICQMQSLLLLIMSHVANILALNKASAQVISDQAESSCFVDAAIVFCKLQHLCPTTPIKTQVDLIVATHDLLAEYGLCCLGEGGKGEEGTFLRFAIKHLLALDTKLKSSFNHKESMQCEEVSKNSLVNVSVEESKSDTLDIQMDCTKIDEINSEKKDVYEGIISKGISSCRVHDKDCKEVECENHGGAGTGSKLIKGESSINQLIECEDELSEDEWEELESKIDCALDQCFFCLYGLHLRSDSSYEDDLVVHKNTSRGDYQTKEQCADVFKYVLPYAKASSRTGLVKLRRVLRAIRKHFLQPPEDLLAGNPIDKFLDDPNLCEDKLSEEAGSDGFLESITKRMFPDVGGLAQYNATLLRRSEPYLEVYCNLYYFLALSEEMSATDKWPGFVLTKEGEEFVEQNAKLFKYDLMYNPLRFESWQRLGNIYDEEVDLLLNDGSKHVNVVGWRKNATLSERVETSRRRSRRCLLMSLALAKTSAQQCEIHELLALVYYDSLQNVVPFYDQRSALPLKDAAWMMFCENSMKHFKKAFTLKQDWLHAFYLGKLSEKLGYSHEIALSYYNKAIAWNTSAVDPVYRMHASRLKLLFKCGKQNLEILKVLSANSFNQSVKEAVTSILIGIDSSFLNTKERCIDANFVETKHEELLKLDTVWSMLFNDCLSALETCVEGDLKHFHKARYMLAQGLYKRGESGDIERAKDHLSFCFKSSRSSFTINMWEIDSTVKKGRRKTPGTAGNKKSLEVNLPESSRKFITCIRKYLLFYLKLLEETGDRCILERSYVALRADKRFSLCIEDLIPVAIGRYLKALIATMCHYQTTASGSVSSSDNVLERMFALFMEQGSLWPEICSLPEIEGSDMSESIIYGYLHEHIVLLEKNGKLETLEAINEKIRKRSKNPKFSDSNYAKVRKHASVAWCRSLVYNLAQITPLSCEFSNGIQVLNLTDGGMDNSQLLCIDLQPNELWSTAFEDPTHLEKIETKWSTILSKVKDIIIKKASDENLETANTLLRACYNFYRESSSVVLTSGLNFYLIPSQLVTQTPFNPSTAGIEALDLSIPRKLLLWAYVLSHGRCANISIVVKHCEEMSKSKMKRGSGMSPALSNTSPAPSFPGSGRNGSNSAGSIDVDSAHATTVGSVSLDIQKNLFASPQLHQCTSNDAERSNLIAHEGDPEGD; translated from the exons ATGGGCTCACTGAGTATTTCACGTTGGGCATTTGAGCAAGGCCTCTTGTGTAGCCCTAATAACT GGAATTGCATGGAGAAGCTTTTGGAAGTTCTTATTGCAATTGGTGATGAGGTTGCTTGCCTTTCTGTCGCTAAATTGATTTTGAGGCACTGGCCATCACATTCTCGTGCTTTGCATGTTAGAAATACCATCGAAGAATCAGAACCTTTGCCATTTGCTCCAAGAGGCATAGACAAATTGGAACCTCAACATGTGCGGCTCAAATTTCCTGACAAGAGGAAAGCTACTAATGAGAATGTAGATGAGGATGTTGCATTCAAAAAGCTGAACCAGAATAAAGCACTGCACCTGACAGAAGTTTCCTGGGTGGCTCTTGCCGACGCACTTCTGGAAATCTTATCACCACAAAGTTCCGAGATGGATCCTCAAAAAGCATTCAGTTCTCCTGATATTAGGCTAAGCATAATCTTACCTAATAGCTCAGAAGCTGTTATGGACACTGTGGAAATGAAAGGGTCCAATGGTGAAAATAGTGTTTCTGGTGATGGTAACATACAACAATTAAGTGCTTTTAAAGAGAAAGAAGCAAATATCCAAGAAGAACAACTGCATGAAAGGCGAAGTTCTCGACTTGAAAGGCTCCGGAGTCGTAAACCAGGGAAAGAGGAATCCAATTCTTCTTGTGGAAAGGACCCTACCAAGGTTGTCATTCAATATCTAGAGCCATTTATTTCTGGTGGATTGGGGGGTCAAGATACAATTGATAGAGATAGGACGACAGTATCCTGTTTAGGAAATTCTGAATATTATAATGTTTCTGCATTTTTAAGAGAAACTTCAAACAATTATGGTGCTTATCATATGGGGCACTTGCTTTTAGAAGAAGTCACAAGACAAGGTCTCACATATCAGGATGCTTTTGTCAAATTTTTGGAGTTGGAAAAGTTGACAAGGCATTGGGGAAAGGAGAGAACTGCCgaatgtaatatttttcttgCTGAACTGTATTATGACTTTGGATCATGCTCCTCCACTGGTTCTCAACAATTAGAATTTATTTCTGAGACGTCTTATCATCTTTGTAAGATCATTGAATCTGTAGCTTTAGATTATCCTTTTCACTTGACTCATGCCTTGAATGAAAATTGTTTTTCGATAGATAGTATCCAAGAGACCAGTGGAAAAACAATAAATACCTCCACTGAGAGCAATTCAAATTTAGACATCTCACTTCTGATGAAAAACAGTCCCCTTTGGTCTCGATTCTTCTGGCTAAGTGGGAGACTGTCTATTGTTGATGGCAACAGGGCAAAAGCATGTGAAGAATATTGTATCGCTTTGACACTTTTGgcgaagagagaaaatgaagatTCTCTATGTTCAGTCCCCCGCCCACATTGCAAGGTTGTAAAAGAGCTAAACTTTGATAGAGTTCTtgatgaaattaatatattaaaggtCAATTTCTTGATGGAAAAGTCTGTCATTAAGATGATGGAACAAGAAAAGTTTTTGGAGTGTGTATCCCTGCTTTCTCCACTTCTATTCTCCACACAGGATGTCTACCCCAATTCATTCTCTTTATCCAAGACAGATAAAAGTGATGAAAAGATAACTTCCACTGAACTCATGGCTGTAGATGTTCTAATGGAAGCATGTCAAAAGGCGAATCCAATGGATGTAGAGATGTATTTCAATTGTCATTATAGAAAGCTGAAAATACTAATGACAAAGATGGGTTTAAATACATGTATTACATCATTTAAATCTTCTGATCAAGCACCTATTTTAAGTGCGTCTCCTAATTTTGATATTGATTCAAAGGAAAGTTCTAGCAAGAACTGTAGTCACTTGGTTGCGGATGAAGTGAAGGCACTCTCTGACTGTATCTCACAAGTGAAGAAAATTATCGATCAACGTGGAGATTCT GATGGCCTTTTTGTTCCAACAAGAAGCATTTGTCAAATGCAATCTCTGCTGTTGTTAATCATGAGCCATGTTGCCAACATACTTGCCCTCAACAAAGCCTCAGCACAAGTAATTTCTGATCAAGCTGAAAGCAGCTGTTTCGTTGATGCAGCCATTGTTTTCTGCAAACTCCAGCATCTTTGCCCAACAACGCCTATCAAAACTCAA GTTGATTTAATTGTTGCAACACATGACTTGCTTGCTGAATATGGCCTTTGCTGTTTGGGTGAAGGTGGCAAAGGTGAAGAAGGAACATTTCTTAGATTTGCAATAAAACATCTCTTGGCCTTGGATACGAAGCTTAAATCCAGCTTTAACCATAAAGAATCAATGCAATGTGAGGAAGTGTCCAAAAACAGTCTTGTCAATGTGTCTGTTGAAGAATCAAAATCAGACACATTAGACATCCAGATGGATTGCACcaaaattgatgaaattaattCAGAGAAAAAGGATGTTTATGAAGGAATAATATCCAAAGGCATTTCATCTTGCAGAGTTCATGATAAAGACTGTAAGGAAGTAGAGTGTGAAAATCATGGAGGTGCTGGCACTGGCAGTAAGTTAATTAAGGGTGAaagttcaatcaatcaattgatTGAATGTGAAGATGAACTTTCTGAAGATGAATGGGAGGAACTTGAGTCTAAAATTGACTGTGCCTTAGATCAGTGCTTTTTCTGTTTATATGGATTACATCTAAGATCTGATTCATCTTATGAGGATGATCTAGTGGTGCACAAAAACACAAGCCGAGGAGATTATCAAACCAAGGAACAATGTGCTGATGTTTTCAAGTATGTTCTTCCCTATGCAAAGGCATCTTCT AGGACTGGACTGGTCAAACTTCGTAGAGTTTTAAGAGCTATTAGGAAGCACTTTCTGCAGCCACCAGAGGACCTCTTGGCAGGAAACCCTATTGATAAGTTCCTAGATGATCCTAATCTATGTGAAGATAAGCTCTCAGAGGAGGCTGGGTCTGATGGGTTTCTTGAATCTATTACTAAGAGAATGTTTCCTGATGTGGGTGGCCTTGCTCAGTATAATGCAACATTATTGAGGAG GTCTGAGCCATATTTGGAGGTCTACTGTAACTTGTATTATTTCTTGGCTCTGTCTGAGGAAATGAGCGCAACAGATAAGTGGCCTGGATTTGTGCTGACCAAGGAAGGGGAAGAATTTGTTGAACAAAATGCAAAGCTCTTCAAATATGATCTCATGTACAATCCTCTGCGCTTTGAAAGCTGGCAGAGACTTGGAAATATTTATGATGAG GAAGTAGATTTGTTACTAAATGATGGTAGCAAGCACGTTAATGTAGTAGGGTGGAGGAAGAATGCTACTTTATCCGAGAGAGTGGAAACAAGCCGAAGGAGGAGTAGAAGGTGTCTACTAATGAGTTTAGCTTTGGCAAAGACATCTGCTCAGCAG TGTGAGATACATGAGTTATTGGCATTGGTATACTACGACAGTCTTCAAAATGTAGTCCCATTTTATGATCAGAGATCTGCTTTGCCCTTAAAGGATGCGGCATGGATGATGTTTTGTGAGAACTCAATGAAACATTTTAAGAAAGCCTTCACACTTAA GCAAGATTGGTTGCATGCCTTTTACTTGGGTAAACTCAGCGAAAAACTTGGATATTCACACGAAATTGCATTATCATATTACAATAAAGCTATTGCTTGGAACACATCAGCTGTTGATCCTGTCTACAGGATGCATGCCTCAcgtttgaaattattatttaagtgTGGAAAACAGAATTTGGAGATTTTGAAG GTtctctcagcaaattcctttAATCAATCTGTAAAAGAAGCTGTCACAAGTATCCTTATTGGTATTGATAgctcatttttaaatacaaaggAAAGATGTATTGATGCCAATTTTGTGGAAACAAAGCATGAAGAGTTGCTCAAATTGGATACAGTATGGTCTATGCTTTTCAATGATTGCCTTTCTGCTCTTGAAACATGCGTAGAGGGGGATCTCAAACATTTCCATAAGGCCAGATACATGCTGGCTCAAGGACTGTACAAAAGAGGTGAGAGTGGTGATATAGAGAGGGCAAAAGATCATCTATCTTTCTGCTTCAaatcttcacgctcatcatttACAATAAATATGTGGGAAATTGATAGCACGGTAAAAAAAGGAAG GCGCAAGACACCAGGTACTGCTGGGAACAAAAAATCCCTTGAGGTTAACTTACCAGAAAGTTCTCGAAAATTTATTACGTGCATTCGGAAGTATTTGCTGTTTTATCTCAAACTATTGGAAGAGACTGGAGATAGATGTATTCTTGAACGTTCGTATGTTGCTCTTCGTGCAGATAAACGG TTTTCATTATGTATTGAAGATCTTATACCCGTGGCTATTGGAAGGTATCTAAAGGCCCTGATTGCAACTATGTGCCATTATCAGACTACTGCCTCTGGTTCAGTGAGCAGTTCTGACAATGTGCTGGAGAGAATGTTTGCATTGTTCATGGAGCAAGGGAGCTTATGGCCAGAAATATGCAGCTTGCCTGAAATTGAAGGCTCAGATATGTCAGAGAGTATCATATATGG ATATCTTCATGAACATATTGTATTATTGGAGAAAAATGGAAAACTGGAAACTCTTGAAGCAATAAATGAGAAGATTCGGAAGCGTTCTAAGAACCCAAAGTTCTCAGACAGTAATTATGCCAAAGTTCGCAAGCATGCTTCTGTTGCTTGGTGTCGATCTCTTGTATACAATTTGGCACAAATAACTCCATTATCTTGTGAATTCTCAAATGGGATTCAGGTCCTTAATTTGACTGATGGTGGGATGGATAATAGCCAGTTGCTCTGTATTGATTTGCAGCCAAATGAGTTATGGAGTACAGCTTTTGAAGATCCAACTCATTTAGAAAAGATTGAAACAAAATGGAGCACTATTTTATCAAAAGTAAAAGATATTATTATCAAGAAAGCTTCTGATGAGAATTTGGAAACTGCAAACACTTTGCTCAGAGCTTGCTATAATTTTTACCGGGAGAGTTCTTCTGTAGTGCTTACCTCTGGACTCAACTTTTATTTGATTCCATCTCAATTAGTAACACAGACGCCATTCAACCCAAGTACTGCTGGAATTGAAGCACTTGATCTGAGCATACCAAGGAAGCTTCTCTTGTGGGCCTATGTGCTATCCCATGGACGTTGTGCAAATATCTCAATTGTTGTAAAGCATTGTGAAGAAATGTCGAAG TCAAAGATGAAAAGAGGAAGTGGAATGTCACCTGCGTTATCAAACACATCTCCTGCCCCTAGTTTTCCAG GTAGCGGTAGAAACGGATCAAATTCTGCCGGAAGCATTGACGTTGATTCTGCACATGCCACAACAGTGGGGTCGGTTTCACTTGACATTCAGAAAAATCTCTTTGCTTCTCCCCAGTTGCATCAATGCACTAGTAACGATGCAGAACGAAGCAATTTGATAGCACATGAAGGAGATCCAGAGGGAGATTGA